One window of the Bacteroidetes Order II. bacterium genome contains the following:
- a CDS encoding vanadium-dependent haloperoxidase yields MKKINIHTHWWPLLFFALLLSGCDKSLTEPSDAHASIAAHEHGGEVAREWFKLLCRVVKTTDGYYPPMAARAFGYMGVALYQTVQPGMAESASLAGQLNQLSADKLPKTDPTKSYNWGIAANAAMAQTMRNFFVNLRPKDRNSLDSLESYMNKVLTTNEKTETAALSVQYGKEMANAIFEWSKSDGGHEGYLRPHDGLVPSSAASAWQETGSGQGVGPKWGNNRLMIATNSSAQIPAPHPFSTDPNSTFYKEALEVYTQSQINTEDQKEIARFWADDPFLTCTPTGHTFSILTQLLDEDRASLARSALAYAKMGIAENDAFIRCWWVKYEYFLIRPVTYIKRYIDPNWNTLIETPPFPAYVSGHSSEIGAASKVFTSIFGANRSFSDRTQVYFGFSRTIRFFNNFEQVAQESAFSRLYGGLHYRMDIERGLDLGYQIGDQVNRLNFGRPIL; encoded by the coding sequence ATGAAAAAGATTAATATACATACCCACTGGTGGCCACTGCTCTTCTTCGCTCTCCTATTATCTGGATGTGATAAGTCCTTGACCGAACCATCCGACGCCCATGCCAGCATTGCTGCTCATGAACATGGCGGCGAGGTAGCACGCGAATGGTTCAAGTTATTGTGTCGAGTGGTCAAAACCACCGATGGGTATTATCCACCTATGGCTGCCCGTGCTTTTGGATATATGGGCGTGGCTTTATACCAAACAGTACAGCCTGGAATGGCAGAATCGGCTTCCTTGGCAGGGCAACTCAACCAATTAAGTGCCGATAAACTGCCCAAAACGGATCCTACAAAGTCTTACAATTGGGGTATTGCCGCCAATGCCGCGATGGCACAAACCATGCGTAATTTCTTTGTTAACCTTAGGCCAAAAGACCGGAATTCATTGGATTCTTTAGAGTCTTACATGAACAAAGTATTGACAACCAACGAAAAAACTGAAACGGCTGCCCTTTCTGTACAGTATGGCAAAGAAATGGCCAATGCCATTTTTGAATGGTCGAAGAGTGATGGCGGACACGAAGGGTACCTCCGACCGCATGATGGCCTCGTTCCCAGTTCTGCGGCCTCTGCTTGGCAAGAAACGGGTTCAGGGCAAGGCGTCGGACCCAAGTGGGGAAACAATCGGCTCATGATTGCAACCAATAGTTCGGCCCAGATTCCCGCGCCACATCCGTTTTCTACAGATCCGAACTCCACGTTTTATAAGGAAGCCCTTGAAGTTTATACCCAGTCTCAGATCAATACAGAAGATCAAAAAGAGATTGCACGCTTTTGGGCAGACGACCCCTTTCTTACTTGTACGCCTACTGGACACACCTTTAGTATTTTGACACAACTTTTAGATGAAGACCGCGCCAGTTTGGCACGTTCCGCTTTGGCTTATGCCAAGATGGGCATAGCAGAAAACGATGCTTTTATTCGTTGTTGGTGGGTGAAATACGAGTATTTCTTGATCCGTCCCGTAACCTATATTAAGCGGTATATTGATCCAAACTGGAACACCCTTATAGAAACGCCGCCGTTTCCGGCATATGTTTCGGGGCATTCATCCGAGATTGGCGCCGCCTCCAAGGTCTTTACCTCTATTTTCGGGGCCAATCGGTCGTTCTCTGACCGAACACAGGTTTATTTCGGATTTTCAAGAACCATCCGCTTTTTCAACAATTTTGAGCAAGTGGCACAAGAATCCGCTTTTTCACGCCTATACGGAGGACTTCATTACCGGATGGATATTGAACGTGGCCTTGATCTGGGCTATCAAATTGGTGACCAAGTAAATCGGCTAAATTTTGGAAGACCAATATTGTAA
- the ybeY gene encoding rRNA maturation RNase YbeY, translating to MTPYEAPLAIENEHASLQLDLEKIKTLVYLVLDGEGFTLTYLGIVLSDHEAIHAMNREYLGHDYETDVLSFPLQSGHHIRTHRQVEGEIYVDLDTALEVAPEYHTVFEQEALRYIVHGLLHLMGYDDATEEARKLMSMREDQYLKLL from the coding sequence ATGACCCCATACGAAGCACCACTTGCGATCGAAAACGAACACGCTAGCCTGCAATTGGATCTGGAAAAAATTAAAACCCTCGTATATCTGGTATTGGATGGCGAGGGTTTTACCTTAACTTATCTGGGCATTGTCTTATCGGACCACGAGGCCATTCACGCCATGAACCGCGAATATTTAGGCCACGATTATGAAACCGATGTACTTTCCTTTCCACTGCAATCCGGTCACCACATTCGCACACACAGGCAGGTTGAAGGCGAGATCTATGTAGATTTAGACACTGCCTTAGAAGTGGCACCAGAATACCATACGGTATTTGAACAAGAAGCACTCCGTTATATTGTGCATGGGCTGCTACACCTCATGGGCTATGACGACGCCACCGAGGAGGCGCGGAAACTCATGTCTATGCGCGAAGATCAATATTTAAAATTGCTGTAA
- the efp gene encoding elongation factor P: protein MADTSDFRNGLTLVWNGDLWTIIEFMHVKPGKGGAFVRSKLRNVRSGKVVDNTFRAGERVETARVERHQYQFLYEDEMGLHLMHTETYDQIQAPLAKVISGKGFFKVDGQVDVLIHAETGEILTVEVPKTIEVRVEQTDPGLKGDTATGATKPAVIETGATVMVPLFINEGDLIRVDTTSTSGTYLARVNK, encoded by the coding sequence ATGGCAGATACCAGCGATTTTCGGAATGGCCTGACCCTTGTTTGGAACGGTGATCTTTGGACAATTATTGAATTCATGCACGTTAAGCCTGGCAAAGGTGGTGCATTTGTTCGTTCAAAGCTCAGAAATGTTCGTTCCGGCAAAGTGGTTGACAATACCTTCCGGGCAGGCGAACGGGTTGAGACCGCCCGCGTTGAACGGCACCAATACCAATTTTTGTACGAAGATGAGATGGGGCTCCATCTTATGCACACCGAGACCTATGATCAGATTCAAGCGCCACTCGCGAAGGTCATATCGGGCAAGGGCTTCTTCAAAGTAGATGGCCAAGTGGATGTTTTGATCCATGCTGAAACCGGTGAAATCCTGACCGTAGAAGTTCCCAAAACCATTGAAGTACGGGTAGAACAAACCGATCCAGGACTCAAGGGTGATACGGCTACTGGTGCAACTAAGCCTGCAGTTATCGAGACGGGGGCCACTGTCATGGTTCCGTTGTTTATCAACGAAGGGGACCTGATTCGTGTGGATACCACAAGCACCTCCGGTACCTATCTGGCACGGGTTAACAAATAA
- a CDS encoding acetyl-CoA carboxylase biotin carboxyl carrier protein, translating to MDLKHLRELLQMVGESGVAEVEIEEKDFKLVIRKNAPTISVQHAAPMPTMYPPMMPYAPPLPAPLPVQAATPPAPAPQPTPKTEAPMASASPSGHVVKAPIVGTFYSASSPETPPYVKVGDSVSEGQTLCIIEAMKLMNEIEAEVSGTVLQILVENGKPVEYDQALFVIG from the coding sequence ATGGATCTCAAACATTTACGCGAATTGCTCCAAATGGTTGGAGAAAGTGGCGTAGCCGAAGTTGAAATCGAAGAAAAAGACTTTAAGTTGGTCATTCGCAAAAACGCCCCAACTATCAGTGTACAACATGCGGCCCCTATGCCTACCATGTACCCACCGATGATGCCTTATGCTCCTCCCTTACCTGCTCCCCTACCTGTACAGGCGGCAACGCCTCCTGCTCCGGCGCCCCAGCCGACTCCCAAAACCGAGGCCCCTATGGCCTCAGCGAGCCCTTCGGGACATGTGGTAAAAGCACCCATTGTTGGCACTTTTTACAGTGCTTCTTCTCCGGAAACGCCCCCATACGTCAAAGTGGGCGACTCGGTCAGCGAAGGCCAGACGCTTTGTATTATCGAAGCCATGAAACTAATGAATGAAATTGAAGCAGAGGTTTCCGGAACGGTTCTCCAGATTCTGGTTGAAAATGGGAAACCAGTCGAGTACGACCAGGCATTGTTTGTTATCGGTTAA
- the accC gene encoding acetyl-CoA carboxylase biotin carboxylase subunit produces MAIKKVLIANRGEIALRVIRTCAEMGIKTVAVFSTADRDSLPVRFADEAVCIGPPASKESYLRIDRIISAAEVTGADAIHPGYGFLSENSEFSAICQDHGLKFIGPSPESIDLMGNKSKAKETMIKAGVPVVPGSDGVVTSEAQALSLANEMGYPIMIKASAGGGGRGMRPVFASSELLKAFNTARQEAEGAFGNGDVYMEKLVLNPRHVEVQILGDGKGNVVHLGERDCSIQRRHQKLVEETPSPAVDDDLRQRMGEAACKAARTLNYEGAGTVEFLLDASGAFYFMEMNTRIQVEHTVTEEVTDIDLIEMQLRVANGESIDPNWQIPISGHSIQCRINAEDPYRDFRPSPGKITAFHTPKGHGVRVDTHASAGYVIPPYYDSMIAKLIVKARTRELAIAKMRRALNEFVVEGVKTTIPFHRQLMEDPGFISGQFDTGFMSGFSLK; encoded by the coding sequence ATGGCGATCAAAAAAGTACTTATTGCAAACAGAGGCGAGATTGCCCTTAGGGTTATCCGAACCTGCGCCGAGATGGGCATCAAGACAGTTGCCGTATTTTCTACGGCAGACCGAGATTCGCTTCCAGTTCGCTTTGCCGATGAAGCGGTGTGTATTGGCCCACCAGCCTCCAAAGAAAGTTATCTGCGCATAGACCGGATTATTTCGGCAGCCGAAGTGACGGGGGCGGATGCCATTCATCCGGGCTATGGGTTCCTTTCGGAAAACAGTGAGTTCAGTGCCATTTGCCAGGATCATGGCCTTAAGTTCATCGGGCCTTCTCCGGAATCTATTGACCTGATGGGCAACAAAAGCAAGGCCAAGGAGACCATGATAAAAGCGGGTGTTCCGGTTGTTCCTGGCTCCGACGGTGTGGTGACTTCCGAAGCGCAAGCCCTGTCTTTGGCCAATGAAATGGGCTATCCCATTATGATTAAAGCCAGTGCCGGAGGAGGTGGTCGCGGGATGCGCCCCGTCTTTGCATCATCAGAGCTATTGAAAGCGTTCAATACGGCACGTCAAGAGGCCGAAGGGGCCTTCGGAAACGGCGATGTATATATGGAGAAATTAGTTCTCAACCCACGCCATGTGGAAGTTCAAATCTTGGGTGATGGCAAAGGAAATGTTGTTCACCTCGGCGAACGTGACTGTTCAATACAACGCCGTCATCAAAAATTGGTCGAGGAAACACCTTCCCCCGCTGTTGACGACGACTTGCGCCAACGTATGGGCGAAGCCGCTTGTAAAGCCGCACGAACCCTGAATTATGAAGGGGCAGGAACGGTAGAGTTTCTTTTAGACGCCTCTGGGGCCTTTTATTTCATGGAGATGAATACTCGGATTCAGGTAGAACACACTGTAACAGAAGAAGTGACCGATATTGACCTGATCGAAATGCAGCTCAGAGTGGCCAATGGCGAATCTATTGATCCGAATTGGCAAATACCGATCTCGGGGCATTCCATCCAATGCCGAATCAATGCAGAGGATCCCTACCGTGATTTCCGGCCTTCTCCAGGCAAAATTACGGCATTCCATACCCCAAAAGGACATGGCGTGCGGGTAGATACACATGCTTCGGCGGGATATGTAATCCCCCCCTATTATGATTCGATGATTGCCAAACTCATTGTCAAGGCACGGACCCGTGAACTGGCCATTGCCAAAATGCGGCGCGCATTAAATGAATTTGTGGTAGAAGGCGTAAAAACCACCATTCCATTTCATCGCCAGTTGATGGAAGACCCCGGATTTATCTCTGGGCAATTCGACACGGGTTTCATGAGTGGTTTTAGCCTGAAATAA
- the guaA gene encoding glutamine-hydrolyzing GMP synthase, whose translation MHQKIVILDFGSQFTQLIARRIRELGVYCEIHPCTKPVHEVEALQASGLVLSGGPNSIYDAGAPQLDPAFLDLYRSDGSLMPILGICYGLQAIAHLQGGIVERASKREFGRAHLNAVYGERLFADMPENATVWMSHGDHLTALPDGFRGIAHTENAPIAAVRSDTKPIWGVQFHPEVAHTPEGKTLFRNFVLDICGCLGDWTASSFVEEKIAEIRKQVGDQHVILGLSGGVDSSVAAVLLHQALGDQLTCIFINNGLLRKGEFSQVQETFRDHFHIRLKAVDASNRFLNELAGVTDPEAKRKIIGRVFIEAFEQVTHEISDELGLKPAFLAQGTLYPDVIESVSFKGPSVTIKSHHNVGGLPKNLPFQLIEPFRELFKDEVRAVGRFMNVPETIVDRHPFPGPGLAIRIIGEITPERLALLKEADAIFIEELKQKKYYLETWQAFVVLLPVQSVGVMGDERTYENVCALRAVTSVDGMTADWAHLPHDFLAHVSNRIINEVRGINRVVYDISSKPPATIEWE comes from the coding sequence ATGCATCAAAAAATTGTTATTCTGGATTTTGGCTCACAGTTCACACAACTGATTGCACGACGCATCCGTGAATTGGGGGTTTATTGCGAGATTCACCCCTGTACAAAGCCTGTACACGAAGTAGAAGCCCTGCAAGCATCCGGTCTTGTGCTATCGGGCGGTCCCAATTCAATTTATGATGCCGGAGCCCCGCAGTTGGACCCCGCATTCTTGGACTTATACCGCTCGGATGGTAGCCTAATGCCCATACTTGGAATTTGCTATGGACTTCAAGCCATTGCCCATCTTCAGGGCGGGATCGTAGAACGGGCCTCTAAACGAGAGTTTGGCAGGGCACACCTGAATGCCGTTTATGGCGAACGCCTCTTTGCTGATATGCCCGAAAACGCCACTGTTTGGATGAGCCATGGTGATCATCTGACGGCACTGCCTGATGGATTTCGGGGCATCGCACACACCGAAAATGCACCGATTGCCGCAGTACGGTCGGATACAAAACCTATCTGGGGCGTTCAATTTCATCCTGAAGTGGCCCATACACCCGAAGGTAAAACCCTTTTCCGGAATTTTGTACTGGATATTTGTGGTTGTCTAGGGGATTGGACGGCGTCTTCGTTTGTTGAGGAGAAGATTGCCGAAATTCGGAAACAAGTAGGCGACCAACACGTGATTTTGGGCTTATCCGGTGGCGTAGATTCATCGGTGGCGGCGGTCCTACTGCATCAAGCATTAGGAGACCAGCTTACTTGTATTTTCATCAATAACGGTCTCCTGCGTAAAGGGGAGTTTTCGCAGGTTCAAGAAACTTTCCGCGATCATTTCCACATTCGGCTGAAAGCCGTTGATGCTTCCAATCGGTTTCTGAACGAGTTGGCAGGAGTTACAGACCCCGAAGCCAAACGCAAAATCATCGGACGGGTTTTCATCGAGGCTTTTGAGCAGGTGACCCATGAAATCTCGGATGAATTGGGGTTAAAGCCTGCATTCTTGGCACAAGGAACCCTGTATCCAGATGTCATAGAGAGTGTCTCGTTCAAAGGCCCCTCTGTCACCATTAAGTCTCACCACAATGTTGGAGGACTTCCTAAAAACCTTCCGTTTCAACTCATAGAACCTTTTCGCGAACTCTTTAAAGATGAAGTCCGCGCAGTTGGCCGTTTTATGAATGTTCCTGAAACCATTGTGGATCGTCACCCCTTCCCTGGTCCGGGACTGGCGATCCGCATTATTGGTGAAATCACACCCGAACGTTTGGCGTTGTTAAAAGAAGCCGATGCCATATTTATCGAAGAACTCAAGCAGAAAAAATACTATCTTGAAACTTGGCAGGCGTTTGTGGTGTTACTTCCCGTACAATCTGTGGGGGTAATGGGAGATGAGCGGACGTATGAAAACGTTTGTGCCTTACGCGCCGTCACAAGTGTGGATGGAATGACCGCAGACTGGGCC